The following coding sequences are from one Ooceraea biroi isolate clonal line C1 chromosome 5, Obir_v5.4, whole genome shotgun sequence window:
- the LOC105286488 gene encoding cAMP-dependent protein kinase catalytic subunit PRKX isoform X1 has translation MSGDTTSDDEGSQEDPPRYDIDDLEIIKTIGTGTFGRVVLCRHHGTPLALKILSMVDVIRLKQVEHARNEITILKEVKHPFIVNMLWSGRDKARVYMLLEFVAGGELFSYLRAAGRFAGPTSCFYAAEIVCALEYLHSKHIVYRDLKPENLLLDSQGHLKITDFGFSKKLTDRTWTLCGTPEYLAPEIIQSKGHNKAVDWWALGVLIYEMLAGYPPFFDDNPFGIYEKILSGRIEWPKHMDPIAKDLIKKLLVADRTKRLGNMRQGAEDVKRHRWFKLVEWPLVPQRALTPPIRPRVKTPGDASCFDDYPEIDWRSQPPLPPDQLALFQDF, from the exons ATGTCGGGGGACACCACGTCTGACGACGAGGGATCGCAGGAGGATCCGCCGCGATATGACATCGATGATCTGGAGATCATTAAAACTATTG GCACAGGCACATTCGGCAGAGTGGTCCTCTGCAGGCATCACGGTACACCTCTCGCTCTGAAAATCCTTTCCATGGTCGACGTGATCAGATTGAAGCAGGTTGAGCACGCGCGCAACGAAATCACGATCCTGAAAGAAGTTAAGCATCCTTTCATCGTCAACAT GCTGTGGAGCGGTAGAGACAAAGCCAGAGTGTACATGTTACTGGAGTTTGTTGCTGGCGGGGAACTCTTTTCTTACCTGAGGGCGGCGGGTAGATTTGCTGGACCCACGAGCTGTTTCTATGCAGCCGAAATAGTCTGTGCCCTGGAGTATCTGCACAGTAAGCACATAGTTTATCGGGATCTCAAGCCGGAGAATCTTCTGTTGGACAGCCAAGGCCATCTCAAAATCACCGACTTCGGTTTTTCGAAGAAACTTACGGACAG AACATGGACCTTGTGCGGCACGCCAGAATACTTGGCGCCGGAAATAATTCAAAGCAAGGGACACAATAAAGCTGTGGATTGGTGGGCATTGGGCGTCCTAATCTACGAGATGTTGGCGGGATACCCACCGTTCTTCGATGACAATCCTTTCGGAATCTACGAGAAAATCCTGAGTGGTAGGATAGAGTGGCCGAAACATATGGACCCCATAGCGAAAGATCTGATTAAGAAATTGTTGGTCGCCGATAGGACGAAGAGATTGGGAAACATGAGGCAAGGTGCTGAAGACGTCAAAAGGCATCGATGGTTTAAATTAGTGGAGTGGCCTCTG GTGCCGCAAAGAGCCTTGACACCCCCGATAAGACCACGTGTGAAAACGCCGGGCGACGCAAGCTGCTTCGACGATTACCCTGAAATCGATTGGCGTTCCCAACCACCCTTACCGCCGGATCAATTAGCCCTATTTCAAGATTTTTGA
- the LOC105286488 gene encoding cAMP-dependent protein kinase catalytic subunit PRKX isoform X2 has translation MLQFCWCFLRCTGTFGRVVLCRHHGTPLALKILSMVDVIRLKQVEHARNEITILKEVKHPFIVNMLWSGRDKARVYMLLEFVAGGELFSYLRAAGRFAGPTSCFYAAEIVCALEYLHSKHIVYRDLKPENLLLDSQGHLKITDFGFSKKLTDRTWTLCGTPEYLAPEIIQSKGHNKAVDWWALGVLIYEMLAGYPPFFDDNPFGIYEKILSGRIEWPKHMDPIAKDLIKKLLVADRTKRLGNMRQGAEDVKRHRWFKLVEWPLVPQRALTPPIRPRVKTPGDASCFDDYPEIDWRSQPPLPPDQLALFQDF, from the exons ATGTTACAATTTTGTTGGTGCTTTCTTAGAT GCACAGGCACATTCGGCAGAGTGGTCCTCTGCAGGCATCACGGTACACCTCTCGCTCTGAAAATCCTTTCCATGGTCGACGTGATCAGATTGAAGCAGGTTGAGCACGCGCGCAACGAAATCACGATCCTGAAAGAAGTTAAGCATCCTTTCATCGTCAACAT GCTGTGGAGCGGTAGAGACAAAGCCAGAGTGTACATGTTACTGGAGTTTGTTGCTGGCGGGGAACTCTTTTCTTACCTGAGGGCGGCGGGTAGATTTGCTGGACCCACGAGCTGTTTCTATGCAGCCGAAATAGTCTGTGCCCTGGAGTATCTGCACAGTAAGCACATAGTTTATCGGGATCTCAAGCCGGAGAATCTTCTGTTGGACAGCCAAGGCCATCTCAAAATCACCGACTTCGGTTTTTCGAAGAAACTTACGGACAG AACATGGACCTTGTGCGGCACGCCAGAATACTTGGCGCCGGAAATAATTCAAAGCAAGGGACACAATAAAGCTGTGGATTGGTGGGCATTGGGCGTCCTAATCTACGAGATGTTGGCGGGATACCCACCGTTCTTCGATGACAATCCTTTCGGAATCTACGAGAAAATCCTGAGTGGTAGGATAGAGTGGCCGAAACATATGGACCCCATAGCGAAAGATCTGATTAAGAAATTGTTGGTCGCCGATAGGACGAAGAGATTGGGAAACATGAGGCAAGGTGCTGAAGACGTCAAAAGGCATCGATGGTTTAAATTAGTGGAGTGGCCTCTG GTGCCGCAAAGAGCCTTGACACCCCCGATAAGACCACGTGTGAAAACGCCGGGCGACGCAAGCTGCTTCGACGATTACCCTGAAATCGATTGGCGTTCCCAACCACCCTTACCGCCGGATCAATTAGCCCTATTTCAAGATTTTTGA
- the LOC105286488 gene encoding cAMP-dependent protein kinase catalytic subunit PRKX isoform X3: MVDVIRLKQVEHARNEITILKEVKHPFIVNMLWSGRDKARVYMLLEFVAGGELFSYLRAAGRFAGPTSCFYAAEIVCALEYLHSKHIVYRDLKPENLLLDSQGHLKITDFGFSKKLTDRTWTLCGTPEYLAPEIIQSKGHNKAVDWWALGVLIYEMLAGYPPFFDDNPFGIYEKILSGRIEWPKHMDPIAKDLIKKLLVADRTKRLGNMRQGAEDVKRHRWFKLVEWPLVPQRALTPPIRPRVKTPGDASCFDDYPEIDWRSQPPLPPDQLALFQDF; this comes from the exons ATGGTCGACGTGATCAGATTGAAGCAGGTTGAGCACGCGCGCAACGAAATCACGATCCTGAAAGAAGTTAAGCATCCTTTCATCGTCAACAT GCTGTGGAGCGGTAGAGACAAAGCCAGAGTGTACATGTTACTGGAGTTTGTTGCTGGCGGGGAACTCTTTTCTTACCTGAGGGCGGCGGGTAGATTTGCTGGACCCACGAGCTGTTTCTATGCAGCCGAAATAGTCTGTGCCCTGGAGTATCTGCACAGTAAGCACATAGTTTATCGGGATCTCAAGCCGGAGAATCTTCTGTTGGACAGCCAAGGCCATCTCAAAATCACCGACTTCGGTTTTTCGAAGAAACTTACGGACAG AACATGGACCTTGTGCGGCACGCCAGAATACTTGGCGCCGGAAATAATTCAAAGCAAGGGACACAATAAAGCTGTGGATTGGTGGGCATTGGGCGTCCTAATCTACGAGATGTTGGCGGGATACCCACCGTTCTTCGATGACAATCCTTTCGGAATCTACGAGAAAATCCTGAGTGGTAGGATAGAGTGGCCGAAACATATGGACCCCATAGCGAAAGATCTGATTAAGAAATTGTTGGTCGCCGATAGGACGAAGAGATTGGGAAACATGAGGCAAGGTGCTGAAGACGTCAAAAGGCATCGATGGTTTAAATTAGTGGAGTGGCCTCTG GTGCCGCAAAGAGCCTTGACACCCCCGATAAGACCACGTGTGAAAACGCCGGGCGACGCAAGCTGCTTCGACGATTACCCTGAAATCGATTGGCGTTCCCAACCACCCTTACCGCCGGATCAATTAGCCCTATTTCAAGATTTTTGA
- the LOC105286487 gene encoding sodium channel protein Nach has translation MITISQEKRHRVRRTMVNHVDIKFSEIENLMKARMKSFDRANFKSYSDQSTESTKELAYKFVQEYLQCSTIHGVKYLGKLRIKPSIVGRLFWALIMICSFLFLAWMLSRFWARYTANPTRTVIESFQTPIYMIPFPAITLCPLVAPLAKTRMKLLKRLRLPDNMDNDTANFLLRYGPSWANEHSPAGKDYVNNLEELLDINHMTFMDFLKFLRPCEDLFDSCSWNGETKNCSELFKVSYTFTGICCSFNYLLEDYIKTGRKKNDSDIVRTDLYGPKSGLRIVLHPDLLAHIDNTAIRFSTNSIGVVMFPHHPLEYVGTIAVRQILQAEQELWISVTPLVKSFKTIEHSHQDDAGDLVLHCADETFKLKYFPTYQYTNCFISCAIRAVVQLCGCVPYYYAPVADMYSLRICGWEDWQCLYTNADEIRIIQNVKTENFSCECINPCLNVFYDIQTLSSVLNGQQDFNVSPVYKNLSKSQAVLRVYLSSETFTVMHTIPLADRLYLLASVGGIFSLFVGCSFISSIEILYFIGLFLRSYSSSKKTK, from the exons ATGATAACAATATCTCAGGAGAAACGACATAGAGTGAGAAGGACCATGGTGAACCATGTAGACattaaattttctgaaatCGAGAATTTGATGAAAGCGAGAATGAAGTCGTTCGACCGCGCTAATTTTAAATCGTACAGTGATCAGTCAACGGAAAGTACAAAAGAACTTGCCTATAAATTTGTGCAGGAATATCTGCAATGTAGTACAATACATGGCGTAAAGTACCTCGGCAAGTTACGAATAAAACCCAGCATTGTTGGAAGACTCTTCTGGGCTCTAATCATGATATGCAGTTTCCTCT TCTTAGCGTGGATGCTCTCGAGATTCTGGGCACGTTACACCGCGAATCCAACTCGCACCGTCATCGAGTCCTTTCAGACTCCGATATACATGATTCCATTTCCAGCTATAACTCTTTGTCCATTAGTGGCACCGTTAGCGAAAACGCGCATGAAATTGCTCAAACGTTTACGTCTACCGGACAACATGGACAACGATACGGCGAATTTTTTACTCAG ATATGGGCCCTCATGGGCAAACGAACACTCGCCTGCTGGTAAGGATTACGTGAACAATTTGGAAGAGCTTTTGGACATAAACCATATGACGTTTatggattttttaaaatttctgcGTCCCTGCGAGGACCTATTCGACTCCTGTTCGTGGAACGGCGAGACGAAGAACTGTAGCGAATTGTTCAAAGTGTCTTACACCTTCACAGGTATATGTTGTTCCTTCAATTATCTCCTCGaggattatataaaaactggcag AAAGAAGAACGACTCCGACATAGTCAGAACTGATTTGTATGGGCCAAAATCAGGTCTCAGAATTGTTCTGCATCCGGACTTGTTAGCTCATATCGATAATACGGCGATCAGATTTTCGACAAATTCCATCGGTGTCGTG ATGTTTCCTCATCATCCTCTGGAGTATGTCGGTACTATAGCCGTCAGACAAATTCTACAAGCGGAACAAGAATTATGG ATTTCCGTAACACCGCTCGTCAAGTCATTTAAGACCATCGAACATTCTCATCAAGATGATGCTGGAGATCTGGTTCTACATTGTGCGGATGAGAcctttaaattgaaatattttcccaCGTATCAATATACGAACTGTTTCATCAGCTGTGCCATCAGGGCCGTTGTTCAACTCTGCGGTTGTGTGCCATATTACTATGCACCCGTAGCTGACATGTATTCTTTAAGA ATCTGCGGCTGGGAAGACTGGCAATGTCTTTACACGAATGCGGATGAAATACGAATCATTCAGAACGTTAAGACAGAAAATTTCTCATGCGAATGTATAAATCCATGCTTGAatgtattttatgatatacaaacattgtCATCCGTACTGAATGGTCAACAAGATTTCAATGTCTCGCCAGTTTA CAAAAATCTTTCGAAGAGCCAAGCTGTTCTAAGAGTATATCTGAGCTCCGAGACTTTCACGGTGATGCACACAATCCCGCTCGCTGATAGATTGTATCTACTAG cATCCGTGGGTGGCATATTTAGTCTTTTCGTGGGATGCAGCTTTATAAGCTCTATCGAAATTTTGTACTTCATTGGACTATTTCTGCGCTCTTATTCCAGCTCCAAGAAGACAAAGTAA